The stretch of DNA AGGAATATCGTTATTCCTCGTGTGGGTCTATGGGTTCCCGCAaggtggggctgtgggggtaACCTCGATAGCAACAGCGCCCCccctcacgcacgcacgcacgcacgcacaggcacaggcacacacacgacGAGAACAGCGCAGGCTACTGAAGGGAGTTTTGGAAAGAAATCTATCTAGCCCATTTGCACGGTTGCCGAAAAATAATTATGCGACGCGATTCTCGGAATTTAACCGAAGAACAATTTGGAAGCCAGTTGCGCAGGTTTCACTGTGAATCGGAAACGTTTGAATCCGAAAACGTATCCGTCCCGAGCTGCCAACAAAGCGTCAGGCAGCGAGCTTTTTAAAGGAGGCTACCGGTATGTGACAAGAGAAAAGCTGTAATTACATAATTTATCCTCTTTCACGTTACACTATACACCTTATACTTAACTATAATAATCCACAtacaaacaacaacaagaacactactgctgctgctactactactactaccactactaataataataataataataataataataataataataataataataataaaataataattattattattattattgttattctctCAAGACCCAAATGTTTACTGACATTATCATGCTTCCCATTGCTCAGTTTTGGCAATTAATTAGCTATCATAACTTGCTTCTGAAATGCCAGCCTCACTGTACCTGAGTAGCTATATTCCTGTGGCCAAATTCTTGCCAAATAGCAATTTATCAGCATGGTAATTATGTAAACCACAGGATTTTTCACCTGTAATCctgtaaaacacagatttgtccAAAAGGAAGTTGTTCAGTCTGACAATCAGCACTCTCACTCCACTCAGTTTTAACTCACGCAAATCCTACCTTTCAAAGGATTTGATGTTGAGATCAAAGATATTGCTGACTCAAAGACTCATGGGAAAAGTGAAGAACCAGGGACCCATGTCTGAAATATACAGTAACACCCATTAGCAAGTCTCCCGTTTCAGGTGTTATTATATTACCATTGAAGTCAGCATGAAAAGGAATCTTCTTTGTTGGGTGCTTGAAAGCTGACCATCGCACACCTCGTGATACATAAGAGGCTTGGTACAGCCTAGCCAATAAAGACACAAACCACATCAAGAACCACGTGGACAATACAGCACAATGCTTGTGATAGTTACTGTACCAGTGTTGGAATTTGACTGAATGTGTGTTTGAAGTAATCTCAGactcttctctctttttttttttgctgtgtcaACAAATACGAATCTTTCAGTACAGAATTTCTCAATTACAAACGGCAACACTGAAGTTGTAGGTTTGACCCCCCGCTGGGACACGACCAGTGGGATTTTGGGTACAGTGCATAattgcttcagaaaatattcagcTGTTTTCATGGATTTTATGAGCATTACAAAAATGGAAATTTGTGTAATTTGCACATCTGcaaaaagtaaatgtaaaaaaaacaaaaaaaacctttttcacatCTGGGAGAAACTGTTTTGGACACACATCCTGTTTGGAgtggaaagaaaatgaaagagcaGCGTTTACACACTGTGCCATAAAGCTTAAAGATCTGCCCGAAGGCCAGGCTGCATCTGACTACTACGAGTGTCAGGCAGAGAAACCCCAAAAACACTCtcaatcaaatgtattttttaaaagctgtttctgtattttaaaGAATCATCAATCACAAAGGATAAATATCATTGTTGTTTCAAAGTAATTATTCTGCTCAGTGCAAGCACACAAAGTCTTGAGTTGAAGGGCCacatcatgtgttcatgtcaaCCTACACAGAGCTCGtattaatacatttctaatttTAACACAACAAACAGCAAGACGCCCCTGTttactatatatataaaaaaagttttaccctttaatctttttttcagaaaataataaaatatcctaaataaaaatattacgTATCAGGAGGACCTATGTGTGGAGTGTTTATACGGTGTACTGAATGCtaacacggacacacggacacacggacacaaacggacacgcagacacacgaacacacacacacgaatacacacacacacagacacacgaacacacacacacgaatacacacacacacagacacacgaacacacacacacgaatacacacacacacacagacacacgaacacacacacacggacacacacacacacacacacacacacacggacacaaacggacacacacggacacgcacacacacacacacacacacatgaaaacacacacacacacagacacacgaacacacacaaacggacacggacacatggacacacacacacacacacacacacacacacggacacacggacacacacacacacacacacacacatggacacacggacacacggacacatggacacacggacacacacacacatggacacacacacacacacacacacatggacacacacacacacacacacacacacacggacacacggacacacggacacggacacacgaacacacacacacacacacacagacacagggacacacacacggacacacacacacacggacacagacacatggacacacacacacggacacacacacacacacagacacaggaacacacacacggacacacacacacacggacacggacacatggacacacacacacacacacacacacacacggacacacacacacacacacacacacggacacacacacacacacacattcagactcCGGAAAGGTTCTCTGGCAGAAAGCGCTCACTGGAAAGATTTAAGAGCCCCTGTGAGCCAGCCGCTCTCTGTTGTTTACAGCTGCCTGGAAGACTATACTTTATCTCCTCTGCATTCTTCTCCTCATTAACCCCTCAGAAgcgcagaagaagaagaagagattaTCTGAGCACACACCGTCTACGCCGGGGTGCTGACGGATACACGAGAATCACTGCCATCTTTCACGCCAGACGACGTTGGAAATCGGTTGGGagttgggggaaaaaataaacaagaagaGCAATATGCAACTGGGTTCTTAGTTGTGAATATGAAAGTAtgttctttctttaaaaaaattaaaaattaaaaaaaaaaaaaaaaaactttgggaATTGCTTCCCCAAAACATTGCCCCCTCTTGTGATCTGCATTTGAACTGCAATGTTTTTCTCACCACAGAAGAGCAGGGGGTGCTGTTCATTATTGGCTTAGCACTCCACGTTGTCAGAAAGGATGCAGCCATTTTATACACGTGTAGGCCACACAGCACCAATGAATGACAGTTGGAGAAGATAGTTGCGTCAATCTGGCCCGAGAGCGGAGGCATATGAAAGGTCCTTGCCGCCACGGATTCCTTATACTTACCAGATTTTCAGCTCTTTATTAATATGCCAATCCTTAATACTTCTTTAGCCCTGTCGTTGAAGCACAAACTTTCTAATCCAATGCATCTTCTAGAAATTCATGAAGGGCAAGACCAAGTAATGTCCCAAACTGTTGTGTAATAGTCAACTAAATATTTTGTAGCCAAGAAGCAGAGATGATGCAAGGACCACAGGTACAGCGTATCTGGTCCGCATATAGAATCTGTGGCTGCTAGCTCCCAGCAACCTCTCGTGTACtgtcttttgtttcttgttcTCCAGATTAAAATGCTTTGTTGAGGGACAGTTGGGGGACAAATTACAATTGTAGGGAGGGCATCGGTCTCAATAGGCAGAGAGCTTAACCCAACGGGAGAGTTTTGTGAGAGCCAATTAGAAAAGTGACAAAACACCATTAAGGCTCTCAATAGGTATGATAATAGGGGGCTTTTTACACGATTCTGAAGGCTGATGTGTATTTGTCTAAGCTACAAGCTGTCTCTCCTCCTACCACACCTCTATGCAAAGCTAAAAGAGACAGATAAGGAACACCTGAGGAATTtgttattaaatacatttattttccaattcAAACCCATTTAAAAAGCAGTGTCACAATAACATAAAAACAATTTACACAATATAAATTACGagattaaaaactgaatcaagaATGCCGCTGCTGTATATTATCATATATCGATGGGGACCCAATATGTAGAAcgagcaaaacacacattttcacagaagCACATGCAGGCAGTACAAATGAGCACAGATAAGTAAATTCCAAATCCACAAGGAAAAGCCATTTGCTCATTCTCAGAGAatcatatttctgtgtgtgtgtgtgtgtgtgtgtgtgtgtgtgtgtgtgtgtgtgagacagagagcgagagagagcgaaagagagagagaaagagatggagagacagagactatGTGGATATCCTGTTGTATTTACTATTCTGATGAACTCTGGAGAGCAGAGAAGGCTTTTTTCACCATGAGAAACTGAGATTCTCTGTGTGACCGCTTCAACTTCGCCCGACGGTTCTGAAaccaaatctgaaaaaaaatgaaacaaaaatgaaaatgaaaaaacaaatcatccatattttattttcattattcagGTGGATATGACTTGGTTGAAATCACTTGTCTCAAACAATTGaatattttcttttgcttttccaaatggcaatacacaagacaatacaatacaatctcTTCAAAcatcaaatgtgttattttttcctctttcgTCACAAGATTGAGGACCCTCTTATTCAAGGAAAAatctatatataaaaataataataatacattgaatAATTCAAGACAAAGCGATTTATGGTTAGATTGAACCATCTcagcaacagaaataaaaatacacaataaaataaatattggcaCCTAGGAGCATTATGACGAGCCACGTCCACGTATGTACTGAACAACTTTGAGTTCCCTGGCACGTACCTGTATCCGGTCTTCATCCAAGCCCAGTCTTTGCGCGAGCTCCTCCCTTACATCAATACCCGGGTAGGAGTTCACCTTGAATACACTTTCCAGAACCTCAATCTGTAGACAAAAAGGACAACGGGGTTGAAATGTCACCGAGGAAACTGGCGGCAGGTGTTTATGACGCCAATGAATGTCTCTTcgtcaacatttttttttaaattagcgGTTTACCTGCGTTCCCGTAAAAGCGGTGCGGGGCCTGCGACCAATGTACCAGTTGAGCGTTCTTCTGTAGGAATCCGTGGTAATCCGTTTGCACACAGCACTCTCCTCTTTGACCTTTGCCTCTGATGATCCGTGTGGGATGTTTGCTACAGTGTGAACTTGAAGTAGCGTTGTCTCCGAATCTGAAATTTCGCAATGACATTAGAAAGACTATTCTTCGGAGAGCAAAAGCATAGGCCCGTTTAGAAGCTGTATCTTCGAATAAAATAGGTAAAGAAAAACAAGTGACGTAAACATGTTTTCAACAATATTACAATCtaaaaagtaagaaaaatatgattattatttttcgaAAAAGTCGCCGATGACCATTATCATACCCATCCATGGCCGATGTGGTTTCTGCGATGTTATTATTGGACGCTGTTCTGTCCTGTCCAGTCCAAGGATGCTTTCGATGGTGAACAGCGTCTTTTTGTCGATCACCTT from Conger conger chromosome 14, fConCon1.1, whole genome shotgun sequence encodes:
- the hesx1 gene encoding homeobox expressed in ES cells 1 isoform X2 is translated as MNTYVIDKKTLFTIESILGLDRTEQRPIITSQKPHRPWMDSETTLLQVHTVANIPHGSSEAKVKEESAVCKRITTDSYRRTLNWYIGRRPRTAFTGTQIEVLESVFKVNSYPGIDVREELAQRLGLDEDRIQIWFQNRRAKLKRSHRESQFLMVKKAFSALQSSSE
- the hesx1 gene encoding homeobox expressed in ES cells 1 isoform X1; translation: MPSSRSTALKVIDKKTLFTIESILGLDRTEQRPIITSQKPHRPWMDSETTLLQVHTVANIPHGSSEAKVKEESAVCKRITTDSYRRTLNWYIGRRPRTAFTGTQIEVLESVFKVNSYPGIDVREELAQRLGLDEDRIQIWFQNRRAKLKRSHRESQFLMVKKAFSALQSSSE